The Denticeps clupeoides chromosome 5, fDenClu1.1, whole genome shotgun sequence genome includes a region encoding these proteins:
- the LOC114789794 gene encoding uncharacterized protein LOC114789794 isoform X2: protein MTGGGVVVLLTVLFVHYCSAQEYGKTGGNITLTPQIKLSTPPNSILWKRGTNKVAEKDRPDLKTDYYGRFNGCTTLDDNTGSLTIYRLSSDDDGIFSVEINGQQKADKYQLIVKDDATIPEISKNCSATECTLKCSGSADENVSWLKMKNGNNPEEEAVPTLKVYKNSTFTKFQCKLSKPLSYKTSAIMTLQEIFQESNLPNNSGLIIGIILPIVAVLVCVAVFGYFKGWYKRFLPGDATPQGSAAAPPSNGSNNANESHPLTGPPAAPPSNASNNVKEDEAA from the exons atgacaggCGGCGGCGTCGTCGTGCTGTTGACGGTTTTGTTCGTCCATTACTGCTCAG CTCAAGAATATGGGAAGACTGGAGGAAATATCACGTTGACTCCACAGATAAAACTCTCAACGCCACCGAATTCCATTTTATGGAAACGGGGTACCAACAAGGTGGCTGAGAAAGATAGACCCGACTTAAAGACAGATTATTACGGGCGGTTTAATGGCTGCACAACATTGGATGACAATACTGGCAGTCTGACAATCTACAGATTAAGTTCTGATGATGATGGGATTTTttctgttgaaataaatggccaACAGAAAGCGGACAAATACCAGCTGATTGTTAAAG ACGATGCCACTATTCCTGAAATAAGCAAAAACTGTTCGGCGACTGAGTGTACACTGAAATGTAGTGGATCAGCTGATGAAAACGTTTCatggctcaaaatgaaaaatggaaacaatccagaggaagaagctgttcctacGTTAAAGGTTTATAAAAATAGTACATTCACCAAGTTCCAGTGCAAGCTGTCAAAGCCATTGAGCTACAAGACCAGTGCGATCATGACTCTGCAGGAAATATTTCAAG AAAGTAACTTGCCTAACAATTCTGGGCTTATCATTGGCATTATTCTTCCCATTGTTGCTGTTCTGGTTTGTGTGGCTGTTTTTGGATACTTTAAAG GGTGGTACAAGAGATTCTTGCCAG GTGACGCCACTCCACAAG GCTCAGCTGCAGCGCCACCTTCAAATGGAAGCAACAATGCAAACG
- the LOC114789794 gene encoding uncharacterized protein LOC114789794 isoform X1, protein MTGGGVVVLLTVLFVHYCSAQEYGKTGGNITLTPQIKLSTPPNSILWKRGTNKVAEKDRPDLKTDYYGRFNGCTTLDDNTGSLTIYRLSSDDDGIFSVEINGQQKADKYQLIVKDDATIPEISKNCSATECTLKCSGSADENVSWLKMKNGNNPEEEAVPTLKVYKNSTFTKFQCKLSKPLSYKTSAIMTLQEIFQESNLPNNSGLIIGIILPIVAVLVCVAVFGYFKGWYKRFLPGQRDSGTTTIYSTVGSTGLNTTQSNNIEGDATPQGSAAAPPSNGSNNANESHPLTGPPAAPPSNASNNVKEDEAA, encoded by the exons atgacaggCGGCGGCGTCGTCGTGCTGTTGACGGTTTTGTTCGTCCATTACTGCTCAG CTCAAGAATATGGGAAGACTGGAGGAAATATCACGTTGACTCCACAGATAAAACTCTCAACGCCACCGAATTCCATTTTATGGAAACGGGGTACCAACAAGGTGGCTGAGAAAGATAGACCCGACTTAAAGACAGATTATTACGGGCGGTTTAATGGCTGCACAACATTGGATGACAATACTGGCAGTCTGACAATCTACAGATTAAGTTCTGATGATGATGGGATTTTttctgttgaaataaatggccaACAGAAAGCGGACAAATACCAGCTGATTGTTAAAG ACGATGCCACTATTCCTGAAATAAGCAAAAACTGTTCGGCGACTGAGTGTACACTGAAATGTAGTGGATCAGCTGATGAAAACGTTTCatggctcaaaatgaaaaatggaaacaatccagaggaagaagctgttcctacGTTAAAGGTTTATAAAAATAGTACATTCACCAAGTTCCAGTGCAAGCTGTCAAAGCCATTGAGCTACAAGACCAGTGCGATCATGACTCTGCAGGAAATATTTCAAG AAAGTAACTTGCCTAACAATTCTGGGCTTATCATTGGCATTATTCTTCCCATTGTTGCTGTTCTGGTTTGTGTGGCTGTTTTTGGATACTTTAAAG GGTGGTACAAGAGATTCTTGCCAG GTCAACGTGATAGTGGGACAACCACAATCTACTCCACCGTGGGAAGTACGGGACTGAATACTACTCAGAGCAACAACATTGAAG GTGACGCCACTCCACAAG GCTCAGCTGCAGCGCCACCTTCAAATGGAAGCAACAATGCAAACG